A single genomic interval of Asterias amurensis chromosome 1, ASM3211899v1 harbors:
- the LOC139938165 gene encoding von Willebrand factor A domain-containing protein 7-like: MEPTGLLHVLISVSLITQGVAFFPSQTPGLPDTDYTLTALTEAGILHVVARYFEDSNPDRYSPGNLTNLDPLTPSSLFMKHYGECASWNQFVGAIKTITDNNIRISNDFRNTAEWHFNGNQINAGHQKMKSIRSRILQQLIVGDENAPDYDVARMDCGRFLHLAHSFYSNTNWIELNGQIDPDVIRPSNNLGITNNLEYSECPSNIATCRDCEGLANSVMPLDCSSNLYETLLCLVGGFRSGQDITKPRDTNPRQCSHGGIYDMSRFDTAKGGINKESSERRLSPHHFYHQQAALTAIQATVDFFYHPDTGLYNLIGEQKFRKLLNLDVGTSLAFVIDTTGSMSEEIAAVKEETIDIVNTNRGTCFAASNYVVVPFNDPAFGPAFVSTDPEECIQYISGLTADGGGDCPELANSGLELGIQNSVDGSIVYLFTDAEDKDKDKLPNVEALIAEKGLIRVDFVLTEGCPSRRRKRASSSPFTSYFTIARKSGGNIYFTDDDGIRDLTRVIQGNIRGSQVTILKLSLNSTTPVEIPVDTTIPEFLVSIFGLDGTEVNITNSQGIEGSPSDLLAEIFTSSAQQIVFSFNTSLQQSKGNWNLKLQNVNPASEYEVTVSARSLLGFTFDLLEVDQSGTAYPLEGLPVAGAQLSLQIRISSQDLIRSIGEVRFHDTTGRETLFTGVVQPLAGRIQGLYVANVTLPNKAFFVSLVGVDNKGASFLRTDPTEVQVIDFKLEQVIGNNTIDEVYQGSEGRLTFRVINKGPADTMDISVSIGTNRGAVELNAPIEQVLNATVEPLTMELASGQTQEGVLIVRADDNATIGITVKVMLSVSGSLSPAVNILSADVTVVETPIIIPEVIDSTSPTCTVLATGGDCTADQMTNDCHFHEWWVRIQATDETSLIEVLPDPQVGLSQSLKYEESSLRNVTAIYRAPCCCPKVNITVRDGNGNTASCGEDFYTPVAGTIKEPICNGPIYDLTPPTCTVLATGGGCTADQMTNDCRLHEWWVRIQATDETSLIKVLPDPQVGPSQSLKYEESSLRNVTAIYRAPCCCPKVNITVRDGNGNTASCGEDFYTPVAGKIKEPICNGPVENAPSGLGVGGIVGIVAGCLVSILILVIIVKFFMTRRENKKENDSQKNRADLHVVAKDSKNDSVM, encoded by the exons atggAACCGACAGGTTTGCTGCATGTTTTGATCTCCGTGTCTCTAATCACCCAGGGCGTGGCGTTCTTTCCTAGTCAGACCCCAGGGCTCCCAGACACGGACTATACTTTGACTGCTCTTACTGAAGCTGGTATCCTCCATGTAGTAGCGAGATACTTTGAAGACAGCAATCCGGATCGGTATAGTCCAGGGAACTTGACGAATCTGGACCCACTGACTCCTTCAAGTCTGTTCATGAAACATTATGGCG AATGTGCATCATGGAATCAATTTGTTGGCGCCATCAAGACGATAACAGACAACAATATTCGTATATCCAATGACTTTCGAAATACGGCAGAATGGCATTTCAACGGAAATCAGATAAATGCAG GCCATCAGAAAATGAAGAGCATCCGCAGCCGCATTCTACAACAGCTAATAGTTGGAGATGAGAACGCACCAGACTATGACGTAGCTCGTATGGATTGCGGTCGGTTCCTTCATTTAGCGCATAGTTTCTACTCGAATACCAACTGGATTGAGCTGAACGGGCAGATAGACCCGGATGTCATAAGGCCCTCCAACAACTTGG gaATCACTAACAACTTGGAGTATTCAGAATGTCCGTCAAATATAGCTACGTGCCGAGACTGTGAAGGGTTGGCAAACTC CGTAATGCCACTGGATTGTTCAAGCAATCTTTACGAGACATTGTTATGTTTGGTAGGCGGATTCAGGTCTGGACAAGACATAACCAAGCCAAGAG ATACCAACCCACGACAATGTTCCCATGGTGGAATCTACGACATGTCTAGATTTGATACAGCAAAGGGTGGAATCAATAAAGAATCCTCAGAAAGAAGATTGTCACCTCATCATTTCTACCATCAACAAGCTGCACTGACGGCAATTCAAGCTACCGTAGACTTCTTTTACCATCCTG ATACCGGTCTGTATAACTTGATCGGGGAGCAGAAATTTCGTAAGCTTCTTAATCTGGATGTTGGGACTTCATTGGCTTTTGTTATTGACACGACTGGTAGTATGAGTGAAGAAATAGCAGCTgtgaaagaagaaacaattgATATTGTTAATACCAACAGAGGAACATGTTTTGCGGCCTCTAATTATGTCGTCGTACCGTTTAATGATCCAG CATTTGGTCCGGCATTTGTGTCTACCGATCCGGAGGAATGCATCCAGTACATCAGTGGTCTAACTGCAGATGGCGGCGGTGATTGCCCAGAGTTGGCTAACAGCGGACTTGAACTTGGGATTCAAAACAG TGTGGATGGGAGTATCGTGTACCTCTTCACTGATGCTGAAGACAAGGATAAAGACAAACTCCCTAACGTTGAAGCTTTAATAGCGGAGAAAGGTCTCATTAGAGTGGATTTCGTACTGACAGAGGGTTGTCCATCAAGACGTCGTAAAAGAG CAAGCAGTTCCCCGTTCACTTCTTATTTCACAATCGCTAGAAAGTCTGGTGGAAACATTTACTTTACAGACGATGATGGTATACGAGATTTAACACGAGTAATTCAGGGTAATATTCGAGGATCACAG GTCACAATACTGAAGCTAAGTCTAAACAGCACCACCCCTGTGGAGATACCAGTTGATACTACAATACCTGAATTTCTAGTCTCTATTTTCGGTCTGGACGGCACAGAAGTGAACATTACAAATTCACAGG GAATCGAAGGGTCCCCGAGTGACCTACTTGCAGAAATATTCACCAGCTCGGCCCAGCAGATAGTCTTTAGTTTCAACACCTCCTTGCAGCAATCAAAAGGAAACTGGAATCTCAAGCTACAGAATGTGAACCCTGCCTCCGAGTACGAAGTCACCGTCTCTGCAAGAAGCCTCCTTggtttcacctttgaccttttggAAGTTGACCAATCAGGAACTGCGTATCCATTGGAGGGGTTACCAGTCGCTG GAGCTCAGCTCTCACTTCAAATCCGGATCTCATCCCAAGACCTGATCAGATCAATCGGTGAAGTTAGATTCCATGATACCACCGGTCGTGAGACACTCTTTACTGGGGTCGTTCAACCACTTGCAGGAAGGATTCAAGGATTGTATGTAGCTAATGTGACACTTCCAAACAAG gcaTTTTTCGTTAGTCTTGTTGGCGTAGACAATAAAGGCGCTTCATTCCTTCGGACAGACCCAACAGAGGTACAAGTTATTGACTTCAAGTTGGAACAAGTCATTGGAAATAATACAATAG ATGAGGTTTATCAAGGAAGCGAAGGTAGGTTGACATTTAGAGTTATAAACAAAGGACCAGCAGACACCATGGACATCAGTGTTTCCATAGGGACCAATAGAGGAGCAGTGGAACTCAATGCACCAATAGAACAAGTATTGAACGCTACTGTTGAACCATTGACCATGGAGTTGGCATCTGGACAGACACAAGAGGGCGTGCTGATTGTTCGTGCTGATGACAATGCAACGATTGGCATTACTGT GAAAGTGATGTTAAGCGTTTCAGGTTCTTTATCACCGGCTGTTAATATTCTCTCTGCTGATGTGACGGTAGTTGAAACTCCCATAATTATTcctgaa GTAATCGACTCGACTTCGCCAACCTGCACCGTGCTGGCCACTGGAGGGGATTGCACAGCAGACCAGATGACCAACGACTGTCACTTCCATGagtggtgggttcgaatccaagcAACAGATGAGACGTCTTTGATAGAGGTTCTTCCTGATCCACAAGTTGGCCTCAGTCAGTCCTTAAAATATGAGGAAAGCTCTCTCCGCAACGTTACAGCAATCTATAG AGCCCCGTGCTGTTGTCCCAAAGTGAACATCACAGTTCGAGATGGGAATGGAAACACTGCGTCATGCGGTGAAGACTTCTATACACCAGTGGCGGGAACAATAAAGGAACCAATCTGTAACGGCCCG ATATATGACTTGACTCCTCCAACCTGCACCGTGCTGGCCACTGGAGGGGGTTGCACAGCAGACCAGATGACCAACGACTGTCGCCTCCATGAGTGGTGGGTTCGGATCCAAGCAACAGATGAGACGTCTTTAATAAAGGTTCTTCCTGATCCACAAGTTGGCCCCAGTCAGTCCTTGAAATACGAGGAAAGCTCTCTCCGTAACGTTACAGCAATCTATAG AGCCCCGTGCTGTTGTCCCAAAGTGAACATCACAGTTCGAGATGGGAATGGAAACACTGCGTCATGCGGTGAAGACTTCTATACACCAGTGGCGGGAAAAATAAAGGAACCAATCTGTAATGGCCCG GTTGAGAACGCCCCCTCTGGTCTTGGCGTTGGGGGTATTGTGGGGATAGTTGCTGGCTGTCTGGTGTCGATTTTGATTCTTGTAATCATTGTCAAGTTCTTCATGActcggagagaaaacaagaaGGAAAATGACTCCCAAAAGAACAGAGCAGATCTACATGTAGTTGCAAAAGATTCCAAAAATGATTCCGTaatgtaa